TATGTACCCACATGGTTTAAGAGTTTAAAACAACACTTCTACTGATTGACTAAGCCTAGTAGGTGCACTCTAACAGGACATGATTCAAGCATGGGCAATGCCTGAACTTCAAGCCATGAAGTAGCACTCCTCCAATGAATGGAAAAAAGGTAGTTGCTATAATGCTACTACAACTCCTACCCTTTGATTTCATTTTTGTTTTAGATGCAAAAGCCTTTCATGGATGACCTCCTGGAAGATGACAGTCTCGAACGAAAAAACCATTTATCGACCAAAAGAAGCACGTGTAACAGAGAATCTACCATGCCACCATCACATAAATCATGGTCAGCGTACACTCTACCAGGAAAGGATCACAAAGAGATGACCATGACATAAGTTAAGACCGTAATATATTCTACAAATAAACTTGGATTCatggtagagccaaagataaagaAACCACAAAAACCAGGAGGTAAACTAAGAAATACTTCGATTGTATGAAAAGGTATCAATGAACCCAGGAAACAAGTACAAACAGATGCATACTGCTTAAAAATAAAACACTATCATATTATGTTACCTTACAAAATAGTGGTTATAGATGATAATATAAGAGGGAGCGCTGACCTTGTCTAAATCTTTGTTGCATAATTGTAGAAGGAGGAGACAAAGTATAGAGATTAATTCAATTGTTGGGTACTAACACCACAAAGCCCTTGTTTTGTTTTTACAGCACAATGAATTCATGCTCCGATGCTGGTAACTGATAAACCTCTACATGATATATGCTAATTGCGCCGCAAAGAAATATACCAATCAATAAAACTTAATACAACCGATTTAGCACATATGTTAAATCAGCTGGGTAAAAAGAACATATATGAAGCTAACAGCCCAGCTGACAATAAAATGCATGAACTGAGCTAACTGAATATGCCAAATTAACTCAATTCAATCACTCTAGCTAGAACCAAATCACTATTGTCCATTGATAGCCAATGCATACAAATAAATACACACACATATCCTACATCCACATTTACAAAATGCAACCCCATCTCCTCCCCGAAGCTTCCATTCCCCCTGCCAGAACACCAATAGGTAATAGTAAACGAATCCAGCAGATAACCACAGACATAAAAACAAAATGGATCACAAATCCATGAGCTGAACCAAAAATGTATTCCCTCTCTAACCTGAACAAGGAACACGAATAAAAAATGCATGTGTCTGCAACTTTGAGATACGGACGCTCTACCAAAATCATGAAATCTGAATTAGTCAACAAGTCATTGAAGGGAGAGAGCAAGATATGAGTGCCTCACCCGCTcccaacactagtaggaaaagcctcatcagtggcgcaccaaaaatggattctgtggcgcgtgggaggtgcgccacagaaacttcgccacaaaaataaggtttctgtggcgcaccttcccatgcgccacagaattaaggtttctgtggcgcacgtgttcctaggtgcgccacagaaaagagtgcgccacagaattggttttcagtgcgccacagaaattgcttgtattatactcgattttgtgctgcctgctatacacatgcagtttataaaCAGCAATATACAGAGATAcatgttatatacagcaacattcagatataatataaatatcatgtacattgcacagatataacatagacatcatcatcacattacttagaacccgatcgagatacatatatagtggcaattaagtgtcaaatgttttgcatacaactcttaattcatacaaatttcacaatttcgagatagaaagtagtcttcatccggttcctcctttgctccctcatctctacccaccaggctcgatccggttcctcctttgctccctcatctctacccaccaggctcgcttgcatcggggtcttcatatCCAGTtcgtactatgatgaaaatggaagaaagtgagaccaacaagtccgatgcacaagagaaatggaataaatgcctcatacattgttggtcaacacaaatattaacatttagggatggcgtaagcgagaccaagtccgatgcacaagagattgatatttgtgctatcttaccaggctcacttacgccacccccaagtgtactgggaccaaacattttaatcatcggcattttgaaaatctcaaagcaaatggaatgacagaatggaataagtgcctcatacattattggtcaacacaaatactatggtcagaaaccatagttgcagtatacaccgcagtatactttgcagaagggccccctttccccggccgccgttccgtgaacgggtccttaacgacacaacaacgctgatctgcctctccggcgcagaaccacggcagtcccagccgcctcccttgtggccgcgtctcctgcgctcttctgcatggccggaccacgattggactcaccgggggaataatgataatcgccATCAACACTATCGCCAGACTCCACAGTAGCATAGCAgtttgcagcagatgccacttttcttccCTCGCCGTGCATTGAACGAGtctttgatgcaaagaccgtgccggcctgcccagaggccggcacggtctttgcatcaaggactcgttcactggacggcgagagaagaaaagcggCATCTGCTGCAAAGTACTCTACACCTGTGGACTCTGATGATAGTGGTGATGGCGATTATCAGTATTTCCCCGgtgagtccaatcgtggtccggccatggagaaAAGCGCAGAGCCCACTAGACACGGCCACAAGGGAGACGgctgggactggcgtggttctgcgccgaagagacatgtcggcgttgttgtctcgtcaaagactcgttcacggaacggcggccggggaaaggggggcccgtctacaaagtatattgcggcgtatatgtgaccaaacattctaatcatcggcactaaaatggaagaaagagccaagtggtatctcaactagatatcatatgcctcatacttttttggtcgaaagaaatattaacattcagggatggggtcagcgaggccaggtaggatgcacaagagattgatatttgtgccatcgcaccaggctcagtggccccaccccagagtgtacaagtgaccaaacaatttaatcatcggcactagaatggaagaaaggccaatgcaattaagaagtagctagtatgaactaaatggaatgcctcatactttgttggtcgaaacaaatatgaacatcccgggatggcgttagtgaggccaggtaggatgcacaagagattgatatttgtgccatcacaccaggctcactagcgacaccccggagtgtacgagtgatcaaccaaccatctaatcatcgacaagtacaaaaacaccaccaaaccaaagaaccatggtgacataagtcaagatgctcaaacacacatagcatgcatggagcagatgctccaaagggattattcatcacttggtatatagaccaagtgatgctggcaaaagagaggccaatcaagaaccagtaaatccagtaagtgatagatatgcctaaacaagcaacaacacatagcatatcccagctaaccagatgagacaagtcttggtagccaactgaatcacctagcaccacctagccttttaaaaccatcagaaacagtcctttttcttcaaaggataccacagtggcattcatttacatgatcccctactgtggatatctctattttcatcaaagccaacaagaaatagaaatttatcattactcagttgagttcaaaacaccaccaaaccagcaaccatggtgacataagtcaagatgctcaaacacacatagcatgcatggagcagatgctccaaagggattattcatcacttggtatatagaccaagtgatgctggcaaaagagaggccaatcaagaaccgatgaaatccagtaagtgatagatatgcctaaacaagcaacaacacatagcatatcccagctaaccagatgagacaagtcttggtagccaactgaatcacctagcaccacctagccttttaaaaccatcagaaacagtcctttttcttcaaaggataccacagtggcattcatttacatgatcccctactgtggatatctctattttcatcaaagccaacaagaaaaggataccacagtggcattcatttacatgattccctaatgtgaatatctctattttagtataccatcataagcattccatttaaatcacacattttagtatctgttcttatccaagtttttgcctcagcctttgcatcattggctgagccaagacatcaagcatctggccagggagcattctttctttttagggaactatatgaactatatgcacatgatccagtaagcatccccactaatcagagcattataagcatagtagcataccataagctcacaagaatccatcaagtaaatcttcacaaggataccacagtagcatagtagcataccataagctcacaagaatccatcattttcttcacaaggataccacagtagcataccatagtagcatttcatgcatttaaatgaaccagtagcatcaaaaccaaccaaatgtccaactGGCAAGCATtaccaagtgagcaagtcttcattaccttgtacaggttcagacatggatttatttccaacaaaggatggaaatcaaattaacatcattgaattaaattgaatcattaccatcacatggttcatcaataacaAGTGGCAGTAAACCTCCACAAACAACACTATCCATATGCAGGCAACAATATACTAACCACTAGCACCTTTTTATTAGCAGCATAACAATATACTAACCACTAGCAATCCAGGCTCCAAATGGAACCTTTGGAGCAGATATATATAGAGCCAATATAGCATGTCACTCCAAATGAAAATATCCATATATATGCGGGCAACAAAGTAATTTATTCAGATACTGCACATGAGCAGCATCACTGAATCAAAGAAACTAGctgcaatgcatccagagcaacaacaTCAATGCATCCAGAACAACAGCAATGCATGCAGAGCATCATCAGCACAACCTAGAAGCatgagcatttcgtcgagcacattgtgctcgcgcgggagaggaagagggaggggaggggagagagttcaccgacgacaggggtggaggaggaggttgacgacgacggcagcggtggaggaggaggaggacgcggcggctcctccaccttcacgcgacgacggcggcccctcctcgcggcggccgcccctcctcgccgtagcggcagcttgtgctgcaggtggcggggatgggaggaccgtggcggcatccggctctcgcggaggaaggcggcggcgacggtgatggcgacgaccatggtggcgcgcggcggatcggaggagaggggagaggggagaggggagatagaggtgaacaggcgggggaggggcacgggcgagatgatataagttaccttaattctgtggcgcaccagagcaagtgcgccacagaatcagttacttctgtggcgcacagaagcacgtgcgccacagaaagagttatttctgtggcgcagcatgaCATGTGCGCCACAGATATACCTACACTAATagttggtggtggcaggatgtgggccccatacaatttctgtggcgcaacgttcagcagtgcgccacaaaagtaagctatttctgtggcgcacccagcgtggtgcgccacaaaataacattctgtggcgcattttcagtggtgcgccacagaactaagctctgcctataagggttttcctactagtgcaaaGATCATTTGCAGTCTACTCGCATCGCTTTGTAGCTCCTCCATCTTCTCAGGGCGGATGACCGCTGCGGCCTATTCACTGCTCGTCAGTCGCCGACGCAGGTAAACAATGTGTGACCTTGCTTCCCTCGCTGACCACGTCTCCAATGACGGCCAAAGGTGGTCGCCGGCACCGAGGCTTCACCTCTGCATCGATGCGGATCTCCATCGCTGGCGCGGTGTCGCCCGACCATGCCTCCGCTTCTATCGGGGGCACCGAAGCCAGCGCGGCCTCGCCTATGTGTCGGGCCGATCCTACGCGCCGCACCGTCCTCCTCTAGCACGGCACCTGCAAGTCTTCACCATGGGTGGGTTCCGGCGGCAGGACCGTGGGAGTGACTGGGGAGGGGATTGCTGCAGCGACGGCGTTCCTATGGGGAGCAGAAGATGTGTTATTTTTTCATGGGAGGTTGACTGGCTTAGGAAGGATTAGGAAGCGGTGGGATCGAGTCGACTAAACCGACCTAGGTGCTGCCGTGGAACAAGTGGAGCGAACCGAACAAAACAAGCGGGCCACCGTGGAGCAACCACAGCTCTCGGCAACCCTGGGAGCTTAGAACTCTTAGAAGATTCTTAATTCATGGGTTCTCACTGTATACTATGGTGAGTAAATTCACTGCATAGGTAACTAATACTCCTTTCGTCTCATGAAATTTGTCCgagatttgttaaaatttagatgtacatagctactatttagtgtctagatatatttaaattttgataaatcttagacAACCTTtgtagaacggagggagtacaatatGATTCAGAATACATATACATGTTCATATCGAATAGCTGATGAATCGTAGCTACGCATGGCTCATCAGTTGTTTAGCTCTGGCCACAAGCGCGGGTAGAGGTATACTGTGCTTCATGAGTCCTGCATCACCCGCAAAGAACCTGTAATTTTCAACCCACGTAGGTGTATGCTCTACCATTAGCAGTGCTTCCATCATCCAATATTTGTTGAAACAGCTAATGCAGCTGGGACTGCACTCTACCATGGATATGGCATGTTCAATTATCGCCCTCCTGATCCCAGGACAGTGAGCAGCAGGTATCATATTTGAGTTCAGTGCATTAACAAGCCTCTCCGTAAATCTTTCCTTAATCTGGCCATGCTCTAGTTCCCGCGCAAAGTCTTCAGGAATGACCTTACATATTTGTGAACTAAGGCCAACAAGGATCTCCAGTTCTGTCCCTTCTACATCCATTATTCCTTCCATCACCTATAGCGAAAATAGCTAAGCTATGTAAGACATGATTAAACTTCAGAAAAAAGTGAAGTTTTTTTTTCATTAAATGGCAATCTAAGAACCGTGGTGCTGACATCTATTTGTTTATCTGCGGGCGTATCGTGCTACAGCAGCGGTAAACTGGCAGTCCATGATGTAATCAAGAAACAAAACGTTGTAAAAACATCAGTATATATTAAGCTACAATATCCTCCTCTAATATTGCACTAATGGCTTAAATTTGCAGGGCTTACCTCTCGCAAAATGTAGGAGACTTCCTTCAGGTCCGATTTGCCAAACTTAGCTCGAGCATGCAAACACATGTTCCGCAACAGGCTTGACGCTATGTACCTGTACCTGTCACCTTGGATCATGACTGTGAGTTCCTTGATGAATGCATACCCTGGTTCCGCTAACATGGCCAAACAGTTGTTGGCACTCTCAATTGCCAGAACTGCCAAAGCTTGCCCGGCTATCATTCTTAGCAAGTGATCTGAATCTTTACTTGAAGGTGCACTTTGGCTGAGAAATGCATGCATCAACCTGCTAATGATCACTCGGATGTGACTTATCTCCTCTCTATTACCGTCCCTGGCAAGGTTTCTAAGGAGTTCTGCTGTGAGCTCCCTAAGTTCCTGGCTGCTCCCATTGTCATCCAAGATCTCTGCTAGATTGCTCAAAATGAAGGGATGTTCTAAAATCTGCTGACGCAAAGCAACACCTAATTTCCCTTCAGTACTTGAAAGGCTTCTCAGCAGCTTCAGTGATGAACCTTTCAGTAGTGCTTGATGTGTCTCATTAATATTTGCAATATCAGTTCTTTTGGTAGTGAACTCTATGATCTTTGAGATGAGGCCAGTTGCTCTATAGATTTCTGTACAACTCTCAAGATCAAATCTAGCAAGCTTGTTAAGAATTAACATTCCCACTACAGGGAGGATATCCGTATCCGTGGATGGCTCTTCTTCCAGAAAGGACCGCTTCCAGCATCTGAGTATACGTGGCTTTTGTTCATCCATGTTAGTTGGATCCTCCCTCGGAATCAAACAATACACTGCCATCTGCTTCAACCATTTAAGCATCGGGGAGGTCAGTTCACTCCTGCTAATTTGCTGAATCGGGTTAGAGTCTTGTAGTCGCTTAGGGCTACAAATGTCTAGAAGAGGATCCTTTATTTTCCTTACATTGGTCTCCAGAAGTGAGGCTATAAGCTGCATCTCCCTAGGGACATGGATAACACTGAGGCTATCAGCGATCTCGGCTGTGACTTTTGCTGCAAATGATCTAATATCTTTATGCCCTTCACTTGTCCAACCCAACATGTTGATCAAGCAGGTCATTGTCTTCATGCAAGTGGTGAGTTCTGATATGGCTTTAGTCTTCAATTGCTCCTTTTTGAGAAAGTTGTGCAGCATCTTTAGCCCATAGAGCTGCTTCTTGGGCGAGTCTGACTTCAATGAATCCATTGCAAATCTGACGAGGCTGGTCTTCTCTGGAGCAAGCACAGTCCCGTTCATGCATTTCTCGAAGGCATCTTCATAGTACAAATTGACACATTCCACTCCTAGGGTACCTCTAAATCCAGCATTGCCGACGAGGGATCTCCGCAGGATgaatgaaaagatctcaaggatactaGCAATAATATACAGTATTCCTTGGCCAACCACCATTGCATAGAAGATGTAGAGAGATGACATAAGGTTTGTGTTTTCCCCAAGGTCACCCTTATAAGCATGATCACTGTACTGGTCTTTAGCTTTATGGATTCCGTACGCTGCCAGCGTGATGCGCAAAACTGCTGCTGGAATCTGAAAGTTGCCTAATGAAACTATCATCAGAACCATTACGTCGATTATCAACATAGTGAACTTAGCGGAGCCATCAAAAGTGGACACTAACATCCCAattgtagcaaacatgctcatGTTCAGAATAACTTGACGCCAAAATACAATTTTGCTTCCGAGAAACCGATCTACTATTTTGATGATACTTGGGAACTGCAACCTGCTGATTGTTAGTAGGAGCACGACAACAAATAATACCATGTATAGGATCCTCTTGGCAATGGAGTTTTTGAAACTGAGCTTGTGAACGTTGAAGTCCTCATCCAAGGTATGGAGTATAGAGGGGCAAAGCAATAGAATTGCAACCATTGGACTCCATAATGACATGGCATCACGTAGCGGACTGCATATGAGTAGTCTTGCATACGGAGATAGAAATAGGCCAATCCAAAGTAATCCAAACAAAACAAATGATGTATCACTGTCTTGTATGATCATCCACACGATTCCGTTGGAAAAGCATGCGAACACGATCAACCCGTTCGAGCCAAGGGACCTAAAAGCACCTCTCGTACGAAAGAATAATTGGTAATCTAGCCTGTTGTTGCGGCTAAACATCCTGAAATACATATATTGATGATATAGTTAAACTAAAAGGATGATGTGCAATCCATCCATAAAGTAAAGACAGCTAGCATGCATGCATCTAAATTACAATGATAATTTTGAAAACCGGAACCAAGAGAAACTTAACCTGCGGGGTGTCTCTCCGCTCGCCAGTCTCGCAACGATGAGCAAAAATGGGATGGCAACAAGTGTGAGAGGGACATGGAAATGGTGGGACTACAATTTTTCCATTTTATTTTTCAACACCAAAAGATCGAAACAAAATATCTTTATAACCACTTGTCTAAATTACGAACCATTTTCACGGTTGTACTCCTCCCGTCGAGATCTTTGAACCTAAATCTCATGTTGATAGGTTTTGAGCAACATTTTTTGTACTTACAAAACATACTCGATATGTGCTGATTTAGGAAAAATATgtgctaaaatatgtctagatttaTTAAACCTGTGATAAGTACTTAGGGCCAGAGCGAGTACCACAGATTTTAGTGTAATTACTAGACCATGTAGCCGAAAGGAATTAGTGCAGTGTGCATGTCTCCTTGATAGAGTAATCATATCTTTATCACTTTCCGTACCAAAATAATTGACTCGATTTTATCTAGAATcacatgtatctagatgtgtttttagtgTGTATCTGGACATGAGTATCTAGTGCCACACAAATAATATGCCCTATATACATGGCCCACATAGCCCATTCTACCATTGCGATTGATGGCCTAATAGTGCAAGCCAAATATTGACCGGTCGATTGATTTGTGCGTGCTATCTAGTAATTTCTAGACAAAGGCCGAATCCCATCCGGGCGTAGCAGACTAGATCGTGCATGTAGATGGATCGATAGATCGATCAGTTTTCCACTCACTCTGCCATTCCACAATCTATTAGTTTCTAATTCGTTTCGTTGTTATACTTGGGCATACCTCAGGCTAGGTTGGGTCTCGGGCCGCCCAGAGAAAGCCCGAAGATGAAAAATAAGGCTCAGGTCTGACCTAGCTAAAACGCTCGAAAGACCAATGGGCGACGGACCATACTTCTTCATTATTGTGTCCATTGGGCCTAAATATTTTAGTTCCATACCTAGTACTTCCTCCGTTCCTTTTTATAATGCATATAGATTTttagcatttgtttcagaatataaggttgtagcttggctTTTTTCAATTACACCTTCTACCGGTTAGCTCCCACACGACATGCATgaaaaaaatccatacaaaaGGGAAATAATTAATTGAGATCCCTAATGCATGACCCCAACGATTCCTTATATTTATGAAGCATTGTTCTTCTTTCCTGAATAGTAGAACctggctgcacatatatggagagtcaacTAGAGAGATTTGTGAGATTTGTTATGTTAATTTAGGAAGTTATGGATTTCCCTCATTTTACtctgatctcaaatcgttaaGCCAGGAGGTCTTATGTAAAaagatactcttgcgctaatttctgtgccaaaaaactataggcactatagaatgaaaCAGAGGGAATATATTATTTGGCTGAGTTTTGGGCAAATCTGCCCATGCCCTTGTATACACCCGATCAAATATAGAGAATTTAAATGCATAAATCTGTGACAAACATGCCTAAATACTGCTTGCTTTAGGAGCACCTGAGACCCAAATTCAGGCAGTTGCATTTGTAGTATTGTATACACGAAAAGGAAAAGCAGGTACTCCATCAATTTCATAATTCATGTCGTTGTTTGTCATGATTTCAGTTTAAATTTTAACTTATACCACGACAGAAATCATAGAATGGAGAGAGCTGGTGGCAAAGAAAGATCAACTCCAAGTGCACAAAGTATTTGGGAGGATCTATGCGCCTtaaagcatctccagccgcgtcccccaaatcgtCCCCCAAAggaatttggggcgcgccggacaaaaaatgcgttc
This region of Lolium perenne isolate Kyuss_39 chromosome 2, Kyuss_2.0, whole genome shotgun sequence genomic DNA includes:
- the LOC127331841 gene encoding uncharacterized protein isoform X1 translates to MERFGNALGTLAFTWATVVLLGGYPTVLRPDRDFLFAAIIIFLEALRMFSRNNRLDYQLFFRTRGAFRSLGSNGLIVFACFSNGIVWMIIQDSDTSFVLFGLLWIGLFLSPYARLLICSPLRDAMSLWSPMVAILLLCPSILHTLDEDFNVHKLSFKNSIAKRILYMVLFVVVLLLTISRLQFPSIIKIVDRFLGSKIVFWRQVILNMSMFATIGMLVSTFDGSAKFTMLIIDVMVLMIVSLGNFQIPAAVLRITLAAYGIHKAKDQYSDHAYKGDLGENTNLMSSLYIFYAMVVGQGILYIIASILEIFSFILRRSLVGNAGFRGTLGVECVNLYYEDAFEKCMNGTVLAPEKTSLVRFAMDSLKSDSPKKQLYGLKMLHNFLKKEQLKTKAISELTTCMKTMTCLINMLGWTSEGHKDIRSFAAKVTAEIADSLSVIHVPREMQLIASLLETNVRKIKDPLLDICSPKRLQDSNPIQQISRSELTSPMLKWLKQMAVYCLIPREDPTNMDEQKPRILRCWKRSFLEEEPSTDTDILPVVGMLILNKLARFDLESCTEIYRATGLISKIIEFTTKRTDIANINETHQALLKGSSLKLLRSLSSTEGKLGVALRQQILEHPFILSNLAEILDDNGSSQELRELTAELLRNLARDGNREEISHIRVIISRLMHAFLSQSAPSSKDSDHLLRMIAGQALAVLAIESANNCLAMLAEPGYAFIKELTVMIQGDRYRYIASSLLRNMCLHARAKFGKSDLKEVSYILREVMEGIMDVEGTELEILVGLSSQICKVIPEDFARELEHGQIKERFTERLVNALNSNMIPAAHCPGIRRAIIEHAISMVECSPSCISCFNKYWMMEALLMVEHTPTWVENYRFFAGDAGLMKHSIPLPALVARAKQLMSHA
- the LOC127331841 gene encoding uncharacterized protein isoform X2, with product MERFGNALGTLAFTWATVVLLGGYPTVLRPDRDFLFAAIIIFLEALRMFSRNNRLDYQLFFRTRGAFRSLGSNGLIVFACFSNGIVWMIIQDSDTSFVLFGLLWIGLFLSPYARLLICSPLRDAMSLWSPMVAILLLCPSILHTLDEDFNVHKLSFKNSIAKRILYMVLFVVVLLLTISRLQFPSIIKIVDRFLGSKIVFWRQVILNMSMFATIGMLVSTFDGSAKFTMLIIDVMVLMIVSLGNFQIPAAVLRITLAAYGIHKAKDQYSDHAYKGDLGENTNLMSSLYIFYAMVVGQGILYIIASILEIFSFILRRSLVGNAGFRGTLGVECVNLYYEDAFEKCMNGTVLAPEKTSLVRFAMDSLKSDSPKKQLYGLKMLHNFLKKEQLKTKAISELTTCMKTMTCLINMLGWTSEGHKDIRSFAAKVTAEIADSLSVIHVPREMQLIASLLETNVRKIKDPLLDICSPKRLQDSNPIQQISRSELTSPMLKWLKQMAVYCLIPREDPTNMDEQKPRILRCWKRSFLEEEPSTDTDILPVVGMLILNKLARFDLESCTEIYRATGLISKIIEFTTKRTDIANINETHQALLKGSSLKLLRSLSSTEGKLGVALRQQILEHPFILSNLAEILDDNGSSQELRELTAELLRNLARDGNREEISHIRVIISRLMHAFLSQSAPSSKDSDHLLRMIAGQALAVLAIESANNCLAMLAEPGYAFIKELTVMIQGDRYRYIASSLLRNMCLHARAKFGKSDLKEVSYILREVMEGIMDVEGTELEILVGLSSQICKVIPEDFARELEHGQIKERFTERLVNALNSNMIPAAHCPGIRRAIIEHAISMVLCG